Part of the Pedobacter roseus genome is shown below.
ATCACCGCATTACCACTTAAAAGTGCCGGGATAAAAACATTTACACCAACCAGGTAAGGATAGTTCCATGCCGAAATGTTGCAGACCACACCTAAAGGTTCATATTTAATAACCTCTTTCAAACCCGGTTCCTCAACCATTACCTCATCACTTAAATATTTTTCAGCATTATTGAGCATCCATTTAATGCGTGCCCTTGCGCCATTAATTTCATTACGCGATTGTTGTAAGGGTTTGCCGACTTCGCTGGTTAATACCGACGCCAGTTTTTCTGTTTCAGCTTCCAGTAAATCACTGAATTTCGTAATCACTAAAATCCTTTCCTGAAGAGTTTTATTTGCCCATAGCGGCTGCGATTCTTTTAAAGCATCATATTTTAGCTGAAGTGTGGATGAATTATCCTCCGCCAAACTGGTAATGATTTCTTCTGTTGCTGGGTTGATAATTTGCATATTCTTTGTTTTTGCCACAGATTTTCACAGATGAACACAGATTTTAAAATGTAATAATCATTAGAATCTGTGTTTATCCTTTTTATCTGTGGTTAATATTTAAGTTTATCGCATGAATAAATGCCTCATGTATATTTTTGCTAAATGGACTGTGCTGATCTTTCAAACGCTCGGGATGCCATTGCACAAATAACAAAAATGATTTTCCTTCCGGTTCCAATCGTTCCATGGCTTCGGTAACCCCATCTGGAGAAATTGCACTCACCACCAATCCTTTTCCGGTTTTATCGGTACTTTGATGATGGTTGCTGTTTACCAATCCCTTATCGGTATTTACAATCTGGTTGAGCCATGAGGATGAATTCACCAAAATTTCGTGGTAGCGGTCTGATTTATCGTGCATTTTAGAATGATCGAATTTTCCCCAGGTTGCAATGTCGGGAATTAAAGTGCCACCAAAAAATACATTTCCAACCTGCATGCCACGGCATATACCTAAAACCGGGATTGAATGAGCTTCGGTATAGGTTAAAACTTTAAATTCAAACTCATCTCGTTTTTCATCGATATCATCCTCATAACAATAAGGATAATACTCGGGCTGGTTATAAAATCTGGGATGAACGTCTTCACCACCGGTTAAAACAATACCATCGCATTTTTTGATCTCGTCGAAATTGTTAAGCTTGTATCCGAGCTGGATTACCTCTACATTTTGGTTGTAGGATAAGACCCAGTCCCGGTAAATGGCGTATTTACTGCAATCGGTAACGCCAATAATTATTTTATCAGACATAGTCCATTATGTTTTGCCACAGGTTTTCACAGATGAACACAGATTTGGATTGTGATTTTTTATTAAGTAATACCACCTTTTATCTGTTTTCATCCTTTTTATCTGTGGTTAATGATTACTTTAAAGAGCACTTAAGTACAATTGTTTAAAATCTTCTCTGCTTACTGGTTTAGGATTGTTTGGATGTGCGAAATCTGCAAATGCTAAATCGGCAAGTGTTTCTATGTGTTCATTTTTAACGCCAATATCACTCAATTTATGCGGAATATTGACTTTCGTGTTCAAATCGAACAGATATTTTACAACGGCTTCGCCATTTTCCTCTTTAAGCTCGAGTGTTCGGGCAATTTTTTTAAACCGGTCTTCAAAACCCGCAATGTTGAATTGCATGCCATAAGGAATATTCACGGCATTTGCGAGGCCGTGGTGGGTATCTAAAAGGGAAGAAAGCGGATGCGCCAACGAGTGGACAACGCCTAAACCTTTTTGAAAGGCAATGGCGCCCATCATCGAGGCCATTAACATTTTGCTCCTGCTTTCTAAATCGGGCTTATTGGTGGCACGTTCCAACGAATCTTTGATCAACGAAATACCTTCTAAGGCAATTCCATCACACATCGGGTGGAAATTTTTTGCCAGATAAGCTTCCATATTGTGGGTGAGGGCATCCATACCTGTTGCTGCCGTTATGAAAGGTGGTAAATCCATGGTTAACTCCGGATCTGCAAAAACGATCTGCGCCATTAATTTTTGCGAGAACAAGATTTTTTTCTGATGCGTTTCATCATCGGCGATTATGGCACTGCGGCCAACCTCACTTCCGGTACCTGATGTGGTTGGGATGGTGATAAAATGGGGAACATCATTGGTTACGTAAATATCACCACCGATTAAATCATCATATTTAAATAAATCTTCGCGATGGTTAACACGCAGGACAATGGCACGGGCAACATCCAAAGCTGCACCTCCTCCAATACCAATAATGCTATCGCGATGGGTAGCATCCCAGGCATCAGTACCTTTGTAAACATCGCTTTTTACAGGGTTTTTGTGTATGTCGCTAAAAACCTCAACAGAAATATTTTTTGACTTTAAGTCTTCAACAATTTTTTTAAAAAACGGAAGTTGGGCAATGGTTGGATCGGTAACAATTAATGGCGCTTTTAATTGGTTTTTGCTTAAATAAGCTGGTAATTCTTTTACGGCACCTGCACCAAAACGGATGGTTGTGGGGAAATTAAACTGATGGATTTTATCAAATATCATGATATTCTTATTTTACTATTTTAGGTATTTAAGACCTGTTCTTTTTAATTTATTTCTAACAGTCAGCGATTAACTACGGTGTTCTAAGGTGACTTAGGTAGTCAACATTTTAGCATGTTTTATTTTTTACCACCTTAGTCACCTAAGGTTCAGTGTAAATTGTTCTAAAGAACGATCGTCATTCCCACGCATGCGGGAATTTTAATGCAACCTACAAACCCTACAAATGCATTAAGGTTCCCAATGACAAATTCTAAAAAATGGATCGTCATTTCGACTGAAGCATAGCGGAACGGAGAAATCTTTGGACTATGTTAAAAGATTTCTCCACTGCGGTCGAAATGACGATCCTACTACTTGTCATTCCAACTCCTTTGTTTTTCTAAAACTCGACTTCCCAGCATGACTACACTATGCTTAAATAATTTCTAAATACCTTTTCAACTCCCAATCGGTTACTACTTTGGCATATTGTTTACATTCCCATTCGCGTGTCATCGTAAAATGATCAACGAAATCTTCGCCCAATAATGTTTTGGCCAGATCTGAATTTTTCATCTTTTGTGTGGCTTCGAATAAATTATGGGATAATATACCATTTGATAAATCGGTATATCCGTTTCCTTTCGTAGCAGGCTGTTCCAGTTTAAGTTTATTTTTAACGCCATACATTCCGGCAGCCAGGCAGGCCGAAAGCGCTAAGTATGGGTTAGTATCAGATCCTACTATCCGTGTTTCTAAACGCGAAGCCTTTTTGCTTCCCGGCAGGGCGCGTAATGCCGTAGTGCGGTTGTCGATTCCCCAGGTTACGGTAGTTGGTGCCCATGCGCCCTCAACCAAACGTTTATAGCTGTTTATGGTAGGCGCAATCATTGGCAAAAGGTGTGGAAGGCAATGCAGCTGACCAGCGATATAACTTTTCATGATTTCGCTCATTTTATCCGGATCCTTTTCCTCGTAAAACAGGTTGGTTTTGTTGTTACTGTCCCATAAGCTTTGATGCACATGTCCGCTGCAACCAGGTAAGTTTTCGCTTATTTTAGCCATAAAAGTAGCCAGGATTCCATGTTTGTAGGCAATTTCCTTTACGGCTGTTTTAAATAAAATCGCTTGATCGGCAGCTTGTAAAGCCGGAGCATATTTGATAGCTGCTTCGTAAACCCCTGGTCCGGTTTCGGTATGCAAGCCTTCAATCGGGATGTCGAATTTATTCAGCAGTTCGAACAGGTCGCCCATAAATTCATTCCGGTAAGTGCTCCTTAAAATGGAATAGCCGAACATGCCCGGACTTAAAGGTTTTAAATTAGTAAAACCTTTCTCATGGATGGTTTCTGGCGTTTCCGAAAAATTGAACCATTCAAATTCCTGTGCAAAAAGTGGTGAAAAGCCTTCATTTTCACATTCTGTGATCAGTTTTTTTAACAGCTGTCTTGGGCAAACAAAATTTGGTTGATCCTGGTCATCAATAAAATCGCCCAAAAAGAATGGCACCTCATTTTCCCATGGGATTTTTCGAAAGGTTGAGAGATCGATTTTCACCTGGGCATCCGGATAACCCGTATGCCAACCTGTATATTTCCCGTTTTCGTACGCCAGATCGCCTGCATCCCAGCCGAAAGTAACATCACAGAAACCCAGGCGACCTTCAGCCAGTGATGCAAACTTTTCGGCAGCGACATATTTCCCTCTTAAAATGCCGTCGATATCAGCAACAGCCAATTTAACTTTTCCTGATGGATGATGTTTTACATAATCAAGAATTTCTTTGCTAGTACTCATTAATCTGCCTTTTTAAAGATTTTATATAGAAGAAATATGCCTAAAATAATGCCTGAGTAAATTAAACCTAATTTAAGATTATAAATCATCATTGCGATAAAAGAAACAAAGGAAATAATTAAGGCAATGATGGGAAATAATGGATAAACCGGTGTTTTGAAGGGCCTCGCCATTTCAGGACTGTTTTTTCGGAGTACCATTACTGAAACCATCGATATGATATATAAAGTTAAGGCACCAAATACAGAAATAATGATAATTTCGGCGGTTTTGCCCGATACAAGGGCGATGATGCCAATGACCATATTACCGATCAGCGCATTAGCCGGTGTTTGAAATTTCGGGGAGATTTTTCCCAATATTGCAGGGATGCTTTTCACTCTTCCCATTTCGTAGGTAGACCTGCCAGCTGCTAAAACCAATCCATGGAAGGAGGCAACCAAGCCAAATAGGCCAACCGTAATGAGTAAGTGGTACATTAAATGATTATCGCCCGTAATCATTGAAAGGGCTAAAGGTAGAGGTGAATCGGAAGTTTCGCCCGATTTTCCGTTTTTATACACAATGGCTTCCCAACCGCCAATGCCAATGGTAGAAATAAAAACCAGTACACATAATACAACCAGGGTAAATATGCCCCATCCAAAACCTTTGCTGATGTCTCGTTGCGGGTTTTTGGTCTCCTCAGCGACATTGGCAATGCCCTCAATACCCAGAAAAAACCAGATGGCAAAGGGGATCGCTGCAAAAACACCACTCCAGCCGTTTGGGAAACTATTGTGTGTCAGATTTTCTGTATGAAATTTCGGCAATGTAATGCCTGAGAACAAGAGGAGTTCGCCAACAGCTAGAACCGTAATAATGACTTCAAAAGAAGCCGCTGCCTTTATACCATAAATATTTAAAGCTGTAAAAATAAAATAAACGGCAATGGCACTAGTAAGAATGGATACCTGTGGGAAAAACGCATTAAAATAAGCACCAATGGCAAAAGCAATGGCAGGAGGGGCAAATATAAATTCGACCATTTGTGCAATACCCGCAATAAAACCCATGTTTTTGCCCAGGGCTGTGTTGGCATAATCGAAAACCCCACCTGCTTTTGGTATGGCACAGGCCAGTTCGGCATAACTGAAACTAAAGGTAACATACATCACCATGATGGCAACCGTAGCGATGGCCATGCCCAAAGTACCCCCTTTTTCGAGACCTAAATTCCAGCCGAAATACATTCCCGAAATTACATAACCCACGCCAAGCCCCCAGAGCATAAAGGGGGTAAGCGTTTTCTTTAAGCCATCTTTTTGTTCCATGGGTAGGATTTACAAGATTTAAATAGGTTTATAAAATTTGCTCGAAAATGATAAACTATTAGCCTCGGTATCTGATGTTTAAAGTAGTAATTATTTTTTAGTTAAGGAGATAATATATTTCATTTCTGATTAAAATAAAAAAACCAATGCCTGAGCATTGGTTTCAATAAATTTGTTAAGAATAGGGTCTGTGACTACTCCGAATCGCGGTTTTTATTTACAATCTGACTGTCTCTCGTGTTCTTCTGCACCGTTATAGCGCCAAAAAGCGAGAGTAGAAAGGCGAAGGCATAAAACCCTTTTTCGCTGGGTAACAAAGTGGCATTCCACAAACCAATTACCAGTAAGGTGATGGTTAATAGCGTAGAAAACCAGCTGATACCGTAATAAATTTCGGTAACCGGAATTCCTTCCAGTTTATCGCGAACAGCTTTTTGTAAAGAGATTACGGCAAAAAGGCCAAACATCAATACGGTAAAATAATATCCTTTTTCGTTGAGAAGCATATCAGAACGCCACAGGCCTACAATAAAGCCGATCATTCCGATACCTAATGCCATCCAGGCCGCAGCCACGAATGCATTCGATGGTTTTTGATTCATTGTTTTGAGATTTAATTTATTTCAATAGAAAACGTTAAAGATTTCTGAATGTTATTATTTGTCTAATATATAAATTGCTTGCAAATAAGGACTAATTTAAATCGACGCGTTTTCACTTTAACTTATTTTGACAGGATAGATAAAAACATTATCTGTGCTTTAGGGTTAATCATTTTAAACACTTTATCTTAGTAAGATGCGAACGTTGCTAACTTCTGCCCAAATGCGCAGTGCCGATCAGTTTACCATTGCCAATAAACCAATTGCTTCTATTGATCTGATGGAAAAAGCCGCCAGGGCCTTTGTTCAAAGTTTTTTGAGAGATGAATTTGATACCAGTAAAAGTGTTGCTATTTTTTGTGGAAAGGGAAATAATGGTGGCGATGGATTGGCTACTGCCCATTTGCTGTTGGCTAATGGTTATCAAAATATAAAAGTTTATATCATCAACTTCAGTAACAAGCAAAGCGATGATTTTGCCATTAACCTGCAACGGATAGACGAATCGCGCTGCAAAAAAGTAGTAATTAATCAACCCTCTGATCTGAAAAGCCTGAAGGCAGATTTAGTGATCGATGCCATTTTAGGTTCGGGTTTAAATAAAGCGCTTGCGGGCGACTATGAAGAACTGATTCAGTTTATTAACAAACAGCATAAAAAGGTGTATGCGGTAGATGTACCTACAGGTTTTTTTGCTGAAGGAAAATTACCTGAAGTGTATAACGGCATAAAAGCCTATAAAACGATCTCATTTCAACGCCCAAAGATTAACTTTTTCTTTCCCGAATCTGCCCCTGCAACC
Proteins encoded:
- a CDS encoding gamma-glutamyl-gamma-aminobutyrate hydrolase family protein; translated protein: MSDKIIIGVTDCSKYAIYRDWVLSYNQNVEVIQLGYKLNNFDEIKKCDGIVLTGGEDVHPRFYNQPEYYPYCYEDDIDEKRDEFEFKVLTYTEAHSIPVLGICRGMQVGNVFFGGTLIPDIATWGKFDHSKMHDKSDRYHEILVNSSSWLNQIVNTDKGLVNSNHHQSTDKTGKGLVVSAISPDGVTEAMERLEPEGKSFLLFVQWHPERLKDQHSPFSKNIHEAFIHAINLNINHR
- a CDS encoding iron-containing alcohol dehydrogenase — its product is MIFDKIHQFNFPTTIRFGAGAVKELPAYLSKNQLKAPLIVTDPTIAQLPFFKKIVEDLKSKNISVEVFSDIHKNPVKSDVYKGTDAWDATHRDSIIGIGGGAALDVARAIVLRVNHREDLFKYDDLIGGDIYVTNDVPHFITIPTTSGTGSEVGRSAIIADDETHQKKILFSQKLMAQIVFADPELTMDLPPFITAATGMDALTHNMEAYLAKNFHPMCDGIALEGISLIKDSLERATNKPDLESRSKMLMASMMGAIAFQKGLGVVHSLAHPLSSLLDTHHGLANAVNIPYGMQFNIAGFEDRFKKIARTLELKEENGEAVVKYLFDLNTKVNIPHKLSDIGVKNEHIETLADLAFADFAHPNNPKPVSREDFKQLYLSAL
- a CDS encoding glutamine synthetase family protein, whose protein sequence is MSTSKEILDYVKHHPSGKVKLAVADIDGILRGKYVAAEKFASLAEGRLGFCDVTFGWDAGDLAYENGKYTGWHTGYPDAQVKIDLSTFRKIPWENEVPFFLGDFIDDQDQPNFVCPRQLLKKLITECENEGFSPLFAQEFEWFNFSETPETIHEKGFTNLKPLSPGMFGYSILRSTYRNEFMGDLFELLNKFDIPIEGLHTETGPGVYEAAIKYAPALQAADQAILFKTAVKEIAYKHGILATFMAKISENLPGCSGHVHQSLWDSNNKTNLFYEEKDPDKMSEIMKSYIAGQLHCLPHLLPMIAPTINSYKRLVEGAWAPTTVTWGIDNRTTALRALPGSKKASRLETRIVGSDTNPYLALSACLAAGMYGVKNKLKLEQPATKGNGYTDLSNGILSHNLFEATQKMKNSDLAKTLLGEDFVDHFTMTREWECKQYAKVVTDWELKRYLEII
- the eat gene encoding ethanolamine permease produces the protein MEQKDGLKKTLTPFMLWGLGVGYVISGMYFGWNLGLEKGGTLGMAIATVAIMVMYVTFSFSYAELACAIPKAGGVFDYANTALGKNMGFIAGIAQMVEFIFAPPAIAFAIGAYFNAFFPQVSILTSAIAVYFIFTALNIYGIKAAASFEVIITVLAVGELLLFSGITLPKFHTENLTHNSFPNGWSGVFAAIPFAIWFFLGIEGIANVAEETKNPQRDISKGFGWGIFTLVVLCVLVFISTIGIGGWEAIVYKNGKSGETSDSPLPLALSMITGDNHLMYHLLITVGLFGLVASFHGLVLAAGRSTYEMGRVKSIPAILGKISPKFQTPANALIGNMVIGIIALVSGKTAEIIIISVFGALTLYIISMVSVMVLRKNSPEMARPFKTPVYPLFPIIALIISFVSFIAMMIYNLKLGLIYSGIILGIFLLYKIFKKAD
- the yiaA gene encoding inner membrane protein YiaA; this encodes MNQKPSNAFVAAAWMALGIGMIGFIVGLWRSDMLLNEKGYYFTVLMFGLFAVISLQKAVRDKLEGIPVTEIYYGISWFSTLLTITLLVIGLWNATLLPSEKGFYAFAFLLSLFGAITVQKNTRDSQIVNKNRDSE